The genome window CGAAGCGGCAGGCGGCATGCAGCATCATCGGATCGAGCATCGGCAGGGGTTCCGCGCCCGCGCGCGTATCCGGCAGCCGGTTGAAGACGCCGTCCTGACCGAAGCCGGCGACCCGTGCATAGGCCGTGACAGGCACGAAATGCGGGACGCTCATCACCACCGCCACATGAATGATGCCGCCCAGAAACAGTCCGGCCAGAACGATTGCCGCGCCGCGCGCCACGCCCAGTCCCTCGATCCGGCGAAGCCGTGTGGTGACCCTGGCTGCCCCGCTCACTGACAGTCTCCCCGTGTGATGGCGGGCATCGGCACATTGGCGACGCCCGTGCCGGTGGTCAGCGGCGTGTCATAGAGCCGGAGCGCCAGCACGAGGCCGTCGGCATCGCGCGCGCTCGGCAGCCAGTTGCCGGGCCGTGCCCGCGCCGCGATCCCGACGGTGAAGGTGCCGTCGGGATGCCGCAGGACCTGGCGGCTGTGCAGACCGGTGCGTTCGGCACTCGTATCGGCCAGCCTGAGGCCGTTGTCGAGGGCGGTGAGGGTCCAAAGGCGCGCAGGCGCGGCCTGACCTTTAAGCGTGTAGTCGCACGCCGGCGACAAGGTGGCGCCGGTCGTGTCGGTGCGCGCCAGAAAGATCAGCCCCTCGCCGGAGGCAAGCGGCACACGGCCCGTGCGGGCATGGGTGGCTGCGGAATAGGGATCGGCCTCGGTGGTGCCCTGCAAGGGCCGGGCCTCCCACACCCCAAGGTCCAGCCCGTCCAGTCCGGGGCCGCGGTCAACCGCGAGATAGGCGCTGCCGAGGCCCGTGACGAGGCCGATTGCGAGGATGACCGCAAGCGCCAGCCAGGTGCGTGCGCGCCGGTGCCGCAGAATTGCCGGCACGCGATCCGCGACCAGTCCGTCGGTCTCGGGATTTCGGTCAAGCGCAAGGGTCACTGTGTGATGGACTCCACGCCGTCTTGCCCAGACCCCCGGTTCCCCCCCGGCCCGCCGTCCGGCAGGTCCGCGCGCTTTCCAATGGCATCGAGACGCGCGCCGATCTCTTCCAGCACCGTGATCGACTGTTCGCGCAAGAGGCGAGGGCGGCCGGCGCCAGAGCCGGCCTCGTCGCCGACGACCAGTGCCTCGGCCGGTTGCGGTGGACGGTCGACGCCGGGCATCGGCTTAAGCTCGACCCCCTTGTGGGCGTATTCCATGATCGCCTGCCAGGTCATGGCCGGAAGGCTGCCGCCGGTCATCCGCGCGGTGGTGCTGAAGTCGTCGTTGCCGAACCACACGGCGGCCACATAGTTGCCGGTGTAGCCGACGAACCACGCATCGCGATAGGCCTGCGTGGTGCCGGTCTTGCCGGCCGCCGTGACGCCGGGCACGCGGGCACGCCGGCCCGTGCCGGCTTCCACCACATTGACCAGCACGTCGTTCATCTCGGCGGCCTTTTCGGCCGGGAACACGCGTTCGGGCGCGCGCCGGTGGCGGCTGAGCTCGTAGACGGTCTCTCCTTGAGAGTTCTTCACCTCCAGGATCGGCGTCGGGACGACCTTGAGCCCGCCGCTGGCGAAGGAGCCATAGGCCGCGGTCATATCGAGCACCGTCACCTCGGCGACGCCGAGAGGCAGGGCGCGGGTGATCTTCAATTCGCTGTTGATGCCCATCGCATGCGCGTTCTCCACGATCTTGTCGCGCCCCAGCGCCTGGGACAGGCGCACCGGAATGGTGTTGATCGATTTGGTCAGCGCAAGTTTCAGCGTCACCGGGCCCCGGTAGCTGCGGCCATAGTTGCGCGGGCTCCAGCCGCCGATGTTGATCGGCGCATCCGGCACGACGGAGCGCGGCGAATAGCCGTTCATGAAGGCGGTGATATAGACGAAGGGCTTGAACGAGGAACCCGGCTGGCGCAGCGCATCGACCGCGCGGTTGAACTGGCTGGTGCCATAGTCCTTGCCGCCGACCATGGCGCGCACCGCGCCGGTTTCGGGCACGACGACGGTGACGGCGCCTTCCCCGACCCGGTAGCGGTTGCCCTGCTGGCGCAATGTGTCGAGGATCGCGCGTTCCGCCTGGCGCTGCAGGCCGGGATCGAGCGAGGTGCGCACCGTCAGGATGCGGTCGTTGGCAAGCGCCGGATATTCCCGCGCCAGTTCCTTGAGCCGGTCGAAGGCGTAATCGAGAAAATGGTCCGGCGAGCGGTCGCGGCTGCGGTCGACGGCGACCGCCGGATTGCGCCTTGCGCCGATCACCTGGCCCTCGGTCATGAAGCCGGCCTGGACCATGTTGGTCAGAACCTCGTTGGCGCGGGCGCGCGCCGCCGGCAGGTTGATGTGCGGCGCGTATTTGCTCGGCGCCTTGAAGAGGCCCGCCAGCATCGCCGCCTCGGACAGGCTCAGCTCGCGCACGTTTTTCGCGAAGTAGAATTCCGACGCCGCAGCCACCCCGAAGGTTCCGCCGCCCATGTAGGCGCGGTCGAGATAAAGTTTCAGGATCTCGCGCTTGGAGAGGTTCATCTCCAGCCAGAGCGCCAGGAAGGCCTCGTTGATCTTGCGCTCCAGCGTGCGCTCATTGGTAAGGAAGAGGTTCTTGGCGAGCTGCTGCGTCAGCGAGGAGCCGCCCTGGACCACGGTGCGCGCGCGCACGTTTTCCATCATCGCGCGGAAGGTGCCGACCACATCGATGCCGAAATGGTGAAAGAACCGCCGGTCCTCGGTCGCAAGCGCCGCCTTGATCAGGTGATCGGGAATTTCCTCCAGCGGCACCGTGTCATTGAGCAGGATGCCGCGATGGCCGATCTCGTTGCCGAAGCGGTCGAGAAAGGCGACGGAAAAATCCTCCGTCGTGCGCCAGTCGGCACGCGCCGTCTTGTCGATCGCGTCCTGCGCCAGCGTGAGCATCAGCACGAGCCCGAGAAGCCCGAAGGTGACGCCGTCGGAGGCAAGCTCGGCGGCAACGCGCCCCGCGCCGCGCACGCGGAAGCGGCGCAGCCAGGCGGAATAGCTCTCGATCGCGTGCCGCAGGCCCGATGCGAGCCGCCACAGCGCGGTGTCGACCCACGCGTCGGCGGACAGAAGCCCGGCCTTGAAACGCCCGCCTTTCGGCGGCGTCCCGACCGGCGTCTTCGGTGTTTCCGGCGCCGTGCCGTCGGGGGGAGATGATCCCTTGTTCACCTTGTCCGTCCGTTCTGCTATGGCGGGCGGGATCAACGTCGCCGCCGCACGCGCTTTTCGCGCCCTGTTGTACTCCCGATCCGGCGGACGTTTCAAGAAAGGTGAGGGAAGGGCAGCCAATGACCGCGCGCGATACCGGCGCAAAGGCCCCCGACGCCGGGGCAAGGGATGCACGGCGTCTTGCCGCAACGGCAGGTGGCGCCGATCCTGCGCGGGCCGACGGTGCAGCGTCCAGCGTCACCGATCCGGGCGAGCCCGTGCCTTTCTGGCGCGCCAAGTCGCTCGACCGGATGACGGACGTTGAATGGGAATCCGTTTGCGACGGCTGTGGCCGCTGCTGTCTCAACAAGCTGGAGGACTGGGACACCGGCGAGGTGGTCTGGACCTCGCTGTCCTGCACGCTGCTCGACCAGCACAGCTGCCGCTGCGGCGACTACGACAACCGGCTGGCGAAGGTGCCCGACTGCCTGCCGCTGACGCCCGAAACCGTGCCGCAACTCACCTGGCTGCCGCCGACCTGCGGCTACCGGCTGATCTCGGAAGGGCGCGACCTCTACTGGTGGCACCCGCTCGTTTCCGGCGATCCCGACACGGTCCACGCCGCCGGCATCTCCGTGCGCGGGCGGACGTATCCAGAAGACGGCATCGAGCTGGAAGACTACGAGAATTTCGTCGTCGACTGGCCGGGTGAGGGGCCGGAGGAATGAGGGGGAGGGGTGATGCCACTCGGGCGTCGCAGCTTTTCTCCACCGTCATCCCCGACTTGATCGGGGATCCATTGGCACCCTCAGCGCGGTTGGGGGGCGAAATGGTGGCTAAGGCCGATACCCCTTCCGGCGTTTCAGCCCTGCGGCGACGTGGATTGGATCCCCGATCAAGTCGGGGATGACGTCAGTGTGTGCGGCGAAGGTCTTGACCAGCGCTGTGGCCGGCGGTGCAGGCGGAATGCCATCGGCTTTCTGCGGTTTCGGCAGCAAGAAGTGCCGGAGATTTGACTTAGGAAAAAATTCCTTGACACCGCGTCGCTGATCCGTTAGGGTTCAGGCATGGTCGAACTGGTGCGGCCGGCGGGAAGCCGGCGCAACGTTCGGCCTTTTTGATTCCGGGGTTTCTTCGGGGCGTGGCGGGTGCTTGCGGACGCGGGCCTGGCGGGGCCGTCGCGGCCCGTGCAACGCTTCACCAATACCGTTACCAATACCGCCGCCGGGACTCGATCAGACGCGCGGCGCGGCACCCGCCGGCTTTTCAGCCCGCGTCGCCCTTGTCGCGGTCGCTTAGATGGTCGAGGTCGGTGTCGGCCTCGTCTCCGTCGTCATCGGCGGACATGTTGTCGGATGCGCCGGGGATTTGGCCCGAGGTGTATTTCGCATGCCAGCGCCAGGCCATCGGGATCGACACCAGATAGGCGGCAGCCCCCAGGGCGAGCATCTCGAACGGATAGCTGACCAGAAGCGCGACGAAGAGCACGGCGGCGACGAACAGCGGCAGCACGAGGTCGCGGCGGATGCGCGAGCCGAGCTTCTTGCCGGAAAAGGTCGGCAGCCGCGAGACCATCAGGAGCGCGATGACGACCACATAGACGGCGACGACCGGCGCCAGAGCCGGCCAGTGCGGCAGGATGCCGACGAACTCCAGATAGACGGGAAAGAGCACGGCAAGCGCGCCGGCGGGCGCCGGAACGCCGGTGAAGAAATTGACCGCCCAGGCGGGCTTGTCGGGGTCGTCGATGGAAACGTTGAAGCGCGCCAGCCGCAGCGCCGCTGAAATCGAAAAGACAAGCGCTGCGATCCAGCCGATGGAGCGCACCTCGTCGAGCAGCCAGGAATAAAGGATCAGCGCGGGTGCGACGCCGAAATTGACGAAGTCGGCGAGCGAATCCAGTTCCGCGCCGAATTTCGAGGTGCCCTTCACGAGCCGCGCCACGCGCCCGTCGAGCGCATCGAGAACGGCGGCCAGCACGATGGCGCCGATGGCGAAGTCCCAGCGGGTTTCCAGCGCCATGCGAATGGCAGTGAGGCCCGAACACAGCGCAAGCAGCGTGACGAGATTGGGCAGGATCAGGCGCAGCGGAACCCGGCGAAACCGCGGCGCGCGGCCGCGGCGGCGTCTGGTCGGACCCGGATCATAGGGCGCGAAGGGGGCGGTCATGAAACCTCGCTCAGCTGACCCGCGCCAGCACGGCGTCGCGGGTTTCGGCCGAGAGATCGGCGATCACCGTCTCACCGGCGATCATGGTCTGGCCGACGGCCACGGTCACCCGCGTGTCGAGCGGAAGATAGACATCGAGCCGCGAGCCGAAACGGATCAGGCCGAAGCGCTCGCCGGCGCCGAGGTTCTCGTTCTCGCGTACGAAACAGACGATCCGCCGCGCCACGAGACCGGCGATCTGGACGACGCCGATGCGGGTCTCGCCGCTTTCGATGACGAGACCGTTGCGTTCGTTGTCCTCGCTCGCCTTGTCGGATTCCGCGTTGAGGAAAGAGCCGGCGCGATAGGCGATGCGGGTGACGCGGCCGCCCATCGGCGCGCGGTTCACATGGCAGTTGAACACATTCATGAAGATGCAGACCCGCATCATCGGCTCGCCGGAGAGCTCGAGCTCCCGGGGCGGGACGGCCTGGCCGATCTGGCACACGGTGCCATCAGCCGGCGAGACGACCAGATCGTCGTCGATCGGCGTGACGCGCGGCGGATCGCGGAAGAAGTAGCAGACCCAGGCGGTGAGGATCAGACCGATCCAGAACAGCGGATCGACGAACCAGCCGACGAGAACCGTCGCCGCACCCGCAATGGCGATGAACGGCCAGCCCTCGCGGTGAATGGGGACGAGCGTCTTGGTGATCGTATCGGTAAGCGACATCGGCGGTTCCGTGACTGTGGGCCGCGCCGGGAAGTGCCCCGGCCCGGCGGCGTTCCCGGACAACAGCGCCCGGTCGAACGCCTCTTGTGCACCGGAGCGGGGGCGAAAATCAATCCGTGAGCGCGATTGCGCCTATTGCGCCGGCTCCTCCTCGCCCGCGCGAGGTCCGCGCACGACGAAGCCGGTGTCGTCCTGGGTGGCCGCGCGCAGACGCTCCTCGGCCTCGGACGCCTCCTGCTGGCGCGCCCACATGGAGGCATAGAGCCCGTTCGCTGCAAGGAGGTCGGGATGGCGCCCGCGCTCGACGATACGGCCCTTTTCGAGAACAAGGATTTCCTCGGCGTTGACCACGGTCGACAGCCGGTGGGCGATGACCACCGTCGTGCGGTTCTTCGACACCTGGTCGAGGGCTGCCTGGATTTCCCGCTCCGTGTGGGTGTCGAGCGCCGAGGTCGCCTCGTCGAGGATCAGGATCGGCGGCGCCTTGAGGATGGTGCGGGCGATCGCCACGCGCTGCTTCTCGCCGCCGGAGAGTTTCAAGCCGCGCTCGCCGACCTCGGTGGCGAAGCCCTGCGGCAGGCTCTCTATGAAATCGGCGATCTGCGCCATGCGCGCGGCTTCGCGCACTTCCGCGTCGGTGGCGTCGTTGCGGCCGTAGCGGATGTTGTAGGCGACCGTGTCGTTGAAGAGCACCGTGTCCTGCGGGACCATGCCGGTCGCGCCGCGCAGCGAGGCCTGCGTCACGTCGCGCAGGTCCTGCCCGTCGATGGTGATGCGCCCGCCGGTGATGTCGTAGAAGCGGAACAGAAGCCGGGATATGGTGGATTTGCCGGCCCCCGACGGGCCGACGATGGCGACTGTCTTGCCGGCCGGCACCTCGAAGGAGATGCCCTGCAGGATCGGCCGGTCGGCATCATAGTGGAAGTGCACATCCTCGAAGCGGATGGTGCCGCCGTCGACGTCGAGCGGCGTTGCGCCCGGCTTGTCGGTGATTTCCGCCGGCTCGCCGAGAAGCTCGAACATCGCTTCAAGGTCGGTGAGGCCCTGGCGGATCTCGCGATAGAGAAAGCCGATGAAGTTCAGCGGGATCGACAATTGCAGCAGGAGTGCGTTGATCATGACGAAATCGCCGATGGTTTGCGTCCCCGCCATCACGGCGCGCGCCGACATGACCATGCATACGGCGGTGCCAAGGCCGAGCACCACAGCCTGGCCGAAATTGAGCCAGGCGAGCGAAGTCCAGGTGCGGGTCGCCGCGCGCTCGTATCCGGCCATGGACACGTCGAAGCGGTCGGCCTCCCATGCCTCGTTGCCGAAGTATTTGACGGTCTCGAAGTTGAGCAGGCTGTCGACCGCCTTGGAATTGGCGTCGGTGTCGCTGGCGTTCATGTCGCGGCGGATGGCGATGCGCCAGTTCGAGGTCTGCACCGTGAACCAGGTGTAGGCAACGATCATCACCGCGACGACGACCACATAGGCGAAACCGAACTGGTACCAGATCACCCCCGCCATGATGGCGAATTCCATGATGGTGGGAATGCCGTTCAGGATCGTGAAGCGGACGATGTTCTCGATGCCCTTCACGCCGCGCTCGATCACGCGCGACAGGCCGCCCGTTTTGCGCTGCAGGTGAAATCGGAGCGACAGCATGTGCAGATGGCGGAAGGTGCGATAGGCGAGCTGGCGCACCGCATGCTGGCCGACGCGGGCAAACAGCGCGTCGCGCAGCTGGTTGAAGCCGACGAAGAGAATGCGCGCGCCATTGTAGGCGACCACCAGCATCACCGGCGCGACGATCCACGCCGGGAGGCTGCCCGCGGAGAGTGCCGGATCGGCGCCCGCGTCCGCCGCGTTGCCGGTCGCGCCTGCACTGGTCAGCGCGTCTGTGGCCCACTTGTAGAAATAGGGCGAGAGCACGGTGACGATCTTGGCGATGACAAGCGCGATCACCGCGAGACCGACGCGGGACTTCAGGTCCGGCCGGTCGGAGGGCCAGATGTAGGGCCAGAGCTGCCCCAGCGTCTTGAGCGTCGAGGTTTCATCGGCCGAAATGCGCGGCGCGGAAGCGGGAACGCCGGAGCGGCGGCTGGTCATTCGGGGTCCTTTCGCGGGCGCGGAAGCGCCATCCGGTCATGGATGTGCGGCGCCGGCGCGGGCTGTTGCCGGAAGCTGGCGAACAGGCGCTCAACATCGCCGGTGAGGCGCGCCAGCGCCCCCGGCTCAAGATGGTAGCGGCAGCAGCGTCCATCGCCGCGCATGCCGACGAGCCCGGCGGCGCGCAGCACGCCGAGGTGTTGCGAAACGGTGGACTGCGCCAGCGGCAGGCGTTTCACCAGTTCCCCGCAACAGGCGGTTTCGCAGCTTGCCAGCGCCTGAAGAATTTCAAGCCGGGCCGGATGGCCGAGCGCCTTGAACACATCGGGAAGCCCGATCTCCGGTCGGGCGCTGCAGCAGGTCGGAGCGCGGTCCTTACCGGCATGGGGCCTGTCCGGGCCTGAAGGCGGGCGTGTTTTCGAGCGGGAGCAGGTCAAGAAGCACTTCCATCGTATTTTGCCGATGAATGAGTTTTAGGGCTCGCGCCCGCACAAGGCAAGGGCGGCGTGCCTTGCAAGACCAAGAGGAGACGGCATGGACGAGGAAACACCGCGCGCCGGTGCGAAGGCTCGCCGGCGGCGCGCGCGCAAGCGGCCGGTGCATCTGAGTGCGGACGGCTGGCGCATCGCCCGCAGTCTTTATGAAAACGATGGGCTGGAATTCGATGCGATCGCCCGGCGGATGAACGTCACCGTACCAACTGTCACCCGCCACGCAAGGGACGAGGCCTGGCTTCGGGCCGCAACCGTCCGCGATCTGATCGAGGCCGGCGACACGCCGGGCCTTGCCCGCATGGTGTCCCGGCTCGCCAAGGCCTTCGAACATCAGATCTCGGCGATCGAGACACAGTTTCGCACGGTTTCGACCGCTGGTGATGGCGGCGCCCGCTCCGACGGCGGCACGCTGGAGCGAAATGCCCGCACGCTGGGCAGTCTGGCCAAGACGCTCGACGTGCTGATCGAGTTGCGCTCCGGCGTCGCCTCGCTCGATCCCACTGGGGGAGATGAAGATGCACTCAGGCGAGAGCTTGCGGAGCGCCTTGATCGGCTGTGCCGAAGGGGGGCTGCTGCCGGCGTTTCTGGCAAGCCTGGACCAGGGCGAACTGACGTTTCTGCGCCATGACTGGCCGCTTTGGGCGCATGCCCACCAGCTTGCGCCCGAGGGCGACTGGCGCTGCTGGCTCCTGATGGGGGGGCGCGGCGCGGGCAAGACCCGGGCCGGCGCGGAATGGCTGCGCGCCTGCGTGCACGCCGCCGCCGCGCGTCCCGATGCCGACGGCCTGCGCATCGCGCTCGTCGGCGAAACCCAGAGCGACGCCCGCGAGGTGATGGTGGAGGGGATTTCCGGTCTGCTTGGCGTTCATCCGGCGGCCGAGCGCCCCACCTGGCAATCCTCCCGGCGGCGGCTGGAATGGCCCAATGGCGCCGTCGCGCAGGTCTTTTCCTCCGAAGACCCGGATGCGCTGCGCGGGCCCCAGTTTCACCTCGCCTGGTGCGACGAACTCGCCAAATGGCGTCACGTTCAGGAAACCTGGGACATGCTGCAATTCGCTCTCAGGCTGGGAGACCGGCCGCGACAACTGGTGACGACGACACCGCGCCCGATCCCGCTGCTGAAGCGGTTGCTGGCCGACCCCGGCACCCGCGCGGTGACGGCGCCGACGGAGAGCAACGCCGCACATCTGGCCGCCGGTTTCGTCGCCGCGATCCGGGCGCGCTATGGCGGGACACGGCTCGCCCGCCAGGAACTCGACGGCGAGATGGTGGAAAGCCGCGATGGCGCCATGTGGAACCGCGACGCGCTGGAGGCACTGCGCAGCGACCGGGCGCCGGCGCTGGAGCGTATCGTCGTCGCGGTCGATCCGCCGGCAAGCTCGGGTGTCGCCTCGGATGCCTGCGGCATCGTTGCCGCCGGGATCGACGGCGACGGGATCGTTCATGTGCTGGCCGACCGGAGCATGGGCGCGGCTTCCCCCGCGCGCTGGGCAGGTGCTGCCGTGGCGCTGTGGCGCGACCTCGACGCCGACTGTCTGGTCGCGGAGGTTAACCAGGGTGGGGAGATGGTGACGGCCGTCATCGCCGGGGTCGATCCGGGCGTTCCGGTGCGGCCCGTGCGAGCCAGGCGCGGCAAGTGGCTGCGCGCCGAACCCGTCGCCATGCTCTACGAGCAGGGGCGCGTACGCCATGTCGGGGCGTTCCCGGATCTGGAAGACGAGATGACGGATTTCACCCGCGACGGCCTGTCGAACGGACGCTCGCCGGACCGGCTCGACGCGCTTGTCTATGCGCTGCACGAACTGGCGCTGAAGGCCGGCGGGACACCGCGCCTGCGCAGCGTCTGAATCCTTTTCTCAAGGCGTTGACCGCGCACTTCAAGTCGCGGAATCGGTTTCTCAAGACATTGCAAAAAAGGAAAAGAGATCATGGGGTTGCGAACCATGTTTGAATCGGTTCTGCGGGCACCGCAGGAGCGAAAGGCCTCGCGTGCCGGACCGTTGCTGGCCTTTCACGGTGCCGGTCGCCCGGTGTGGACGCCGCGTGATTATGCGGCACTTGCCCGCGAGGGCTATGCCCGCAACCCGGTGGTGCACCGGGCGGTTCGCATGATCGCTGAAGCCGCCGCCAGCGTCCCCTTCGTGCTCTACGACGGCGACCGCGAACTCGACCGCCACCCGGTCATCGAGCTCCTCGCCGCGCCGAACCAGATGGCGTCCGGCACCACGTTCCTGGAGGAGGTCTACGGTCATCTGCTGGTCGCCGGTAACGCCTATCTGGAAGGCGTTGCGGTGGAGGGCGCCCTGCGCGAGTTGCATGCCCTGCGCCCCGACCGGGTGAAGGTGGTGCTCGGGCGCGACGGCTGGCCGGAGGCCTATGACTATACGGTTGCCGGGCGCACGGTCCGGCTTGCGGCCGATGCGCGCGACGGCGGCCCTTCGGTGCTGCATCTGAAGGTGTTCCACCCGCTCAACGATCACTATGGATTTGCACCCATCGAGGCGGCACAGGTCAGCCTCGACCTGCACAATGCGGCAGGCGCCTGGAACAAGGCGCTGCTCGACAATGCCGCACGCCCTTCCGGCGCGCTCGTCTATGGCGGGCCGGACGCCTCCAACATGTCCGACGAACAGTTCGACCGGCTGAAGAAGGAACTGGAGGATGGCTATCAGGGGCCCTCCAATGCCGGACGGCCGCTGCTGCTGGAAGGCGGTCTCGACTGGAAGCCGATGGGGCTGACCCCGAGGGACATGGATTTCATCGCCGCCAAGAACCAGGCGGCGCGCGAGATCGCGCTCGCCTTCGGCGTGCCGCCGATGCTGCTCGCCATCCCCGGCGACAACACCTATTCGAACTTCCAGGAGGCCAACCGCGCCTTCTGGCGCCAGACGGTGCTGCCGCTGTCCTCGCGGGTGGGCGAGGCGCTGGCGCGTTGGCTGTCGCCCGACCGGGCGCAACCGCTGCGGCTTTCACCCGATCTCGACAAGGTGGAGGCGCTTTCCAGCGAACGCGCTGGCTTGTGGGCGCGGCTGGAGCAGGCGAGCTTCCTGACAAGCGCGGAAAAGCGCGTCGCCGTCGGCTACGGGGCGGAAGCGCAGCCTGCGGCGCCCGAGCCGGACCCGACATGATGGAACCCGTCGTCGAGACCATCGCCGGCAAGGGCGATCTCGCCCATCTGGTGCTGCTCTTGTGGGCAAGTTCCGCTTCCAGCCTGTTGGTTTGGAGCCTGCGCGAGACGGTTCGTTCGCATCGACGCTTTGACGATTTCGTCGAGGCGATTGCCCGCCTCAACCGCCTGTTCAGCGACTTCGACACCTGACGCTGCCAATCCCCGGCGACCGACGCCAACAGGCGCGCCCGCGCCGCAATGGAGAAATCCATGACAGACCAGCCTCTTGAGAGCGTGCGCATGCTGATGCGCGCGAACGACGCCTCGCATCCCGCCCACCGGGCGATCTTCTCGCATTTCGCGGCGCGCCTCGCGGCGCTGCTGACCCGGCGCGCCCGATCCGGCGCGCAAGCCGCGTGAGCGCCCCGGCCCTTGCGAGGGCAGAAAGCGTTGCGGTCGCCGGCTACGCAAGCCTCTTCGCCACGCCCGACCATGCGCGCGATCTCGTCGTGCGCGGTGCGTTTCGCCGCAGCCTTGCGGAGCGGGGGCCTCGCGGCATCCGCTTTCTCTGGCAGCACGATCCGGCGAAACCCATCGGCGTCTGGGAACGGGTCTTCGAGGACGCGCGCGGC of Stappia sp. ES.058 contains these proteins:
- a CDS encoding phage portal protein → MFESVLRAPQERKASRAGPLLAFHGAGRPVWTPRDYAALAREGYARNPVVHRAVRMIAEAAASVPFVLYDGDRELDRHPVIELLAAPNQMASGTTFLEEVYGHLLVAGNAYLEGVAVEGALRELHALRPDRVKVVLGRDGWPEAYDYTVAGRTVRLAADARDGGPSVLHLKVFHPLNDHYGFAPIEAAQVSLDLHNAAGAWNKALLDNAARPSGALVYGGPDASNMSDEQFDRLKKELEDGYQGPSNAGRPLLLEGGLDWKPMGLTPRDMDFIAAKNQAAREIALAFGVPPMLLAIPGDNTYSNFQEANRAFWRQTVLPLSSRVGEALARWLSPDRAQPLRLSPDLDKVEALSSERAGLWARLEQASFLTSAEKRVAVGYGAEAQPAAPEPDPT